The DNA region CCGCTCGGATTGCGTCCCCTTCCCCGCACCGGGCGGCCCGAGCAGAATGATGCGCATGGCGTTGTCCTCGTTCGGCCCACTCTCTCAGTGGGCACAAGCCGTGGTGGCGAAGCCTCCCTGGCATCGCCGGGTTCAGGGATTTCTAGCCGGTCCGCGCCGGGGAGGCATCCAGACCTTTGGGCCAGAGGCGGGACGGCTCCTGGGAGTCGGCCCGCCTCTGTAGCAGGCTCAGCGCCGCCGTTGCGTGGTCGAGGCGCCACGCAGCTTGGCCTTCTTCACGAGGCCCTCGTACTGATGGGCCATCAGGTGCCCGTGGATCTGCGCCACCGTGTCCATTGTGACCGAGACCACGATGAGCAGCGAGGTGCCGCCGAAGCCGAGGCTGGCCGCCGCGTAGGACGACAGGATCTCCGGGCAGAGGCACACGAGGGTCAGGTACAGGGCGCCGATCACCGTGATGCGGGTCAGCACCTTGTCGATGAAGGCCGCGGTGCGCTCGCCCGGGCGGATGCCCGGGATGAAGCCGCCGTGCTTCTTCAGGTTGTCGGCCGTCTCCTGCGGATTGAAGACCACCGCGGTGTAGAAGAACGTGAAGAAGATGATCAGCGCCGCGTAGAGCACCATGAACAGCGGCGTTCCGTGGCCGAGATAGGCCGTGACCGTGCCGAGCCAGCCGGTGGCGCCGCCGTTGGCCGAGAAGCTCGCGGCGGTGGCCGGCAGCAGCAGCAGCGACGAGGCGAAGATCGGCGGGATCACGCCCGAGGTGTTGAGCTTGAGCGGCAGGAACGAGGTCTGGCCCTCGTACATCCGGTTGCCGACCTGGCGCTTCGGGTAGTTGATCAGCAGCCGGCGCTGGGCCCGCTCCATGAAAACGATGAAGTAGACGAGCGCCACGGCCGCGACGCCGACGCCCAGGATGATCGCCGGCGACAGGGCGCCGGTGCGGCCTAGCTCCAGCGCGCCCGCGATCGCTACCGGAAGGTGGGCCACGATGCCGGCGAAGATGATCAGCGAGGAGCCGTTGCCGATGCCGCGCGAGGTGATCTGCTCGCCGAGCCACATCAGGAACAGGGTGCCGCCCGTGAGGGTGATCACCGTCGAGGCCAGGAAGAACGGGCCCGGATCGATCGCGGCCGAGGAGCCCTGGAGGCCGATCGCGATGCCCCAGGATTGCACCAGTGCCAGCACCACCGTCAGGTAGCGGGTGTACTGGTTGATGACCTTGCGGCCCGACTCGCCCTCCTTCTTCAGCGCTTCCAGGCTCGGGATCACCGAGGTCAGAAGCTGCACGATGATCGAGGCCGAGATGTAGGGCATGATGTTCAGGGCGAAGATCGCCATGCGCTCCACGGCGCCGCCCGAGAACATGTTGAACAGGCCCAGCACGCCGCCCGCCTGCTGCTGGAAGTTCCGGGCGAACTGCTCCGGGTCGATGCCGGGGATCGGGATGTACGTGCCCAGCCGGAACACCACGAGGGCGCCGAGCGTGAACCAGATGCGCTTCTTCAGCTCATCGGCCTTGGCGATCGCACCGAAGTTGAGGTTGGCGGCAAGCTGCTCGGCGGCTGAGGCCATAAGCGTCGCGTCCTGGACATGTCGCCGGGCGAAGGGTGCCCGGATGAAACGAAAAACGGCGGCCCGCGTGGTCGCAGGGCCGCCGCTCGAAGGATCGGCTTAAAGGGTGCGCGGAGCCCGTGCAACGGGTTCCGGAGTCGCTCCCGTCAGGACGTGGCCGCCTCGCTGCCGCCGCGGGTGGAGGCACCCTGGGCGTAGACGGTGCTGACCGAGCCACCGGCCTTCTCGACCGCCTCGACGGCGGACTTGGAGGCGCGGGTCACCTCGAAGCTGAGCTTCGCGGTCAGCTCGCCGACACCGAGCAGCTTCACGCCGTCGCGGGGACGGGCGATGATGCCGGCGGCGACGAGGCTCTCCACCGTCACGGTGGCGGCCTTGTCGAGCTTGCCCGCGTCGACGGCCTCCTGGATCCGGCCGAGGTTCACCTCGTTCAGGTCCTGGGCGTACAGGTTGTTGAAGCCGCGCTTCGGCAGGCGACGATGCAGCGGCATCTGACCGCCCTCGAAGCCCTTGATGGACACGCCGGTCCGGGCCTTCTGGCCCTTCACGCCGCGGCCCGCGGTCTTGCCCTTTCCGGAGCCGATGCCCCGGCCGACACGCATCCGGTTCTTGGTTGCGCCCGGGTTGTCGCTGATCTCGTTGAGCTTCATCGGGACCTCCTCACGCCACGTCGCCGTGGACGCGCACGAGGTGCGCAACCTTGCGGATCATGCCGCGCACGGAGGGAGTATCCTCCAGCTCGGACACGCGGTGGAGCTTGTTGAGTTTCAGGCCGATCAGCGTCTGGCGCTGGCTGGCCTCGCGGCGGATCGGCGAGCCGATCTGCTCGACGCGGAGAGTCTTCTGTGCCATCGGACCCTCCCCTTACGCGACCGCGGCTTCGGACTGGTCCGCCGGGTCGGCATCGCGGCGACGCGACTGGAGCGTCGAAACCTTGATGCCGCGGCGGGCCGCCACGGAGCGCGGGCTGTCCTCGTTCTTGAGCGCCTCGAAGGTGGCGCGCACGAGGTTGTAGGGGTTCGAGGACCCCAGCGACTTGGCGACGACGTCCTGCATGCCGAGCGTCTCGAACACGGCGCGCATCGGACCGCCGGCGATGATGCCGGTGCCCTGCGGGGCCGCGCGGAGGATCACCTTGCCGGCCCCGTGACGACCGTTGACGTCGTGGTGCAGGGTCCGGCCCTCGCGGAGCGAGACGCGGATCAGGCCGCGCTTGGCGGCTTCCGTCGCCTTGCGGATGGCTTCCGGAACCTCACGGGCCTTGCCGTGGCCGAAGCCGACGCGGCCCTTCTGGTCACCGACGACGACGAGCGCCGCGAAGCCGAAGCGACGGCCGCCCTTCACCACCTTGGCGACGCGGTTGATGTGGACGAGCTTGTCCACGAACTCGCTGTCGCGCTCCTCGCGATCATCGCGGCGGCCGCGGCCCCCGCCTTCACGTTCACGTGCCATGTTGTCTACCTGTCCATCTCACTGACGCGGCCGGCGGGGCCGCTCGCTCGATCGGGTTTTCGGATATGCCGGGCGAAGTGGATCCGCCCGGCCCGCCGTCGTGACTTAGAACTCCAGGCCGCCCTCGCGGGCGGCCTCGGCCACGGCAGCGACGCGGCCGTGATAGATGTAGCCGGAGCGGTCGAAGATCACCTTCGTGACGCCCGCGGCCTTGGCGCGCTCGGCGACGAGCTTGCCCACCGCCTTGGCGGCGGCGACGTCGGCGCCGGTCTTGAGTTCGCCCTTGAGAGCCTTGTCGATCGACGAGGCCGAGGCCAGCGTCTTGCCGGCGACGTCGTCGATGACCTGCACGTAGATCTGCTTCGACGAGCGGAACACCGAGAGCCGCGGACGGCCGTTGGCGGCCGCCCGCAGCGCGCGGCGGACGCGCGCCTTGCGGCGATCGAGGGCTTCGAGCTTGCGAGACATGATGCCCTCCTTACTTCTTCTTGCCTTCCTTGCGGAAGATGAACTCGCCCGCATACCTCACGCCCTTGCCCTTGTAGGGCTCGGGTCCGCGGTAATCGCGGATCTCGGCGGCGACCTGACCGACCTGCTGGCGGTTGATCCCGGAGATCGTGATCTCGGTGGGCTTCGGGGTCGCGATCGTGATCCCGGCCGGGATCTCGTACTCGATGTCGTGGCTGTAGCCGAGCGACAGCTTGAGGGCCTTGCCGGCCATCGCCGCACGATAGCCGACGCCCGTGATCTCGAGCTTCTTCTCGAAGCCCTTCGACACGCCCTCGACGATGTTGGCGATCTGCGCCCGCGACGTGCCCCAGAGGGAGCGCGCCGGCTTGGACTGGTTGATCGGCTCGACCGAGATCGCGCCGTCCTTCAGGGCCACGTTGACGAGGGCGGGAACGACGAACGACAGCTCGCCCTTCGAACCCTTCATCTTCACCGTCTGACCGGTGACCGTGGCGGTAACGCCGGCCGGCACGGGGACCGGCTTCTTGCCTACGCGAGACATGGGATAACCTCCTCCGTCCCGATCAGAACACGGTGCAGAGCACTTCACCGCCGACGTTGCGCTCGCGCGCCTCGTGGTCGGCCATGACGCCCTGCGGGGTGGAGACGATGGTGACGCCGAGGCCGTCGGCCACGTGCGGCAGCTCGCCGACCGACGAGTAGACCCGGCGGCCCGGCTTCGAGACGCGCTTGATCTCGCGGATCACCGGGCGTCCGTCGTAGTACTTGAGCTCGATGGCGAACTCGGTGCGGCCGTTGCCGAGGTCGGTCGCCGCGTAGTCGCGGATGTAGCCCTCGGACTTCAGCACGTCGAGGACGCTGGCGCGCAGGCGCGAGCCGGGCGTCTGGACGACGTTGCGACGGCGCAGCTGGCCGTTGCGGATGCGGGTGAGCATGTCGCCCACGGGATCGTTAACCATGGGGACCTCCTTACCAGCTCGACTTGACCAAGCCGGGGATCAGGCCCCGGTTGCCAAGCTCGCGCAGCGCCACGCGCGAGATGCCCATCTTGCGGTAGTAGGCGCGCGGACGGCCGGTCATGCCGCAACGGTTGCGGATGCGGGTGGCCGACGAGTTGCGCGGCAGTTCCGCGAGCTTGAGGCGCGCCTCGAAGCGCTCCTCCATCTCGAGGGCGTCGTTGTTGGCGATCTCGAGGAGCGCCTTCCGCTTGGCCGCAAAGCGCTTCACCAGCGCCTTGCGGGCCTCGTTCTTCTCGACTGAGCTTTTCTTCGACATATCGTCTATCTCCGGTGTCCGCGTCTGAGACCCGAGGGCCTCACTGCCGGAACGGGAACTTGAAGGCGGCGAGCAGCGCCTTGGCCTCGGCATCGGTCTTGGCGGTGGTCGCCACGACGATGTCCATGCCCCACATCTGCTCGGCCTTGTCGTAGGAGATCTCCGGGAACACGAGGTGCTCCTTGAGACCCAGGGCGTAGTTGCCGCGGCCGTCGAACGAGCGCGGGTTCAGGCCGCGGAAGTCACGCACGCGCGGCAGCGCGATGGTGATCAGCCGGTCCATGAACTCGTACATGCGCTGCTTGCGCAGGGTCACCTTGCAGCCGATCGGCATGCCCTCGCGGACCTTGAAGGTCGCGATGGCCTTGCGGGCCTTGGTGATGACCGGCTTCTGGCCGGCGATCAGGGCGAGGTCGCCCGCCGCCACCGAGGCCTTCTTCGAGTCCGCGGTGGACTCGCCGACGCCCATGTTGATCACGATCTTCGTGATCTGCGGCACTTCCATGGGGTTCTTGTAGCCGAACTCTTCGATCAGCTTCTGCCGAACCACCTCGTCGTAGTGCTTGCGCAGCCGC from Methylobacterium sp. NMS14P includes:
- the rplR gene encoding 50S ribosomal protein L18 produces the protein MSRKLEALDRRKARVRRALRAAANGRPRLSVFRSSKQIYVQVIDDVAGKTLASASSIDKALKGELKTGADVAAAKAVGKLVAERAKAAGVTKVIFDRSGYIYHGRVAAVAEAAREGGLEF
- the rpmD gene encoding 50S ribosomal protein L30 translates to MAQKTLRVEQIGSPIRREASQRQTLIGLKLNKLHRVSELEDTPSVRGMIRKVAHLVRVHGDVA
- the rpsE gene encoding 30S ribosomal protein S5, giving the protein MAREREGGGRGRRDDREERDSEFVDKLVHINRVAKVVKGGRRFGFAALVVVGDQKGRVGFGHGKAREVPEAIRKATEAAKRGLIRVSLREGRTLHHDVNGRHGAGKVILRAAPQGTGIIAGGPMRAVFETLGMQDVVAKSLGSSNPYNLVRATFEALKNEDSPRSVAARRGIKVSTLQSRRRDADPADQSEAAVA
- the rpsH gene encoding 30S ribosomal protein S8, yielding MVNDPVGDMLTRIRNGQLRRRNVVQTPGSRLRASVLDVLKSEGYIRDYAATDLGNGRTEFAIELKYYDGRPVIREIKRVSKPGRRVYSSVGELPHVADGLGVTIVSTPQGVMADHEARERNVGGEVLCTVF
- the rplE gene encoding 50S ribosomal protein L5, producing MAEADKNAYTPRLRKHYDEVVRQKLIEEFGYKNPMEVPQITKIVINMGVGESTADSKKASVAAGDLALIAGQKPVITKARKAIATFKVREGMPIGCKVTLRKQRMYEFMDRLITIALPRVRDFRGLNPRSFDGRGNYALGLKEHLVFPEISYDKAEQMWGMDIVVATTAKTDAEAKALLAAFKFPFRQ
- the rplF gene encoding 50S ribosomal protein L6; this encodes MSRVGKKPVPVPAGVTATVTGQTVKMKGSKGELSFVVPALVNVALKDGAISVEPINQSKPARSLWGTSRAQIANIVEGVSKGFEKKLEITGVGYRAAMAGKALKLSLGYSHDIEYEIPAGITIATPKPTEITISGINRQQVGQVAAEIRDYRGPEPYKGKGVRYAGEFIFRKEGKKK
- the rplO gene encoding 50S ribosomal protein L15 — translated: MKLNEISDNPGATKNRMRVGRGIGSGKGKTAGRGVKGQKARTGVSIKGFEGGQMPLHRRLPKRGFNNLYAQDLNEVNLGRIQEAVDAGKLDKAATVTVESLVAAGIIARPRDGVKLLGVGELTAKLSFEVTRASKSAVEAVEKAGGSVSTVYAQGASTRGGSEAATS
- the secY gene encoding preprotein translocase subunit SecY, coding for MASAAEQLAANLNFGAIAKADELKKRIWFTLGALVVFRLGTYIPIPGIDPEQFARNFQQQAGGVLGLFNMFSGGAVERMAIFALNIMPYISASIIVQLLTSVIPSLEALKKEGESGRKVINQYTRYLTVVLALVQSWGIAIGLQGSSAAIDPGPFFLASTVITLTGGTLFLMWLGEQITSRGIGNGSSLIIFAGIVAHLPVAIAGALELGRTGALSPAIILGVGVAAVALVYFIVFMERAQRRLLINYPKRQVGNRMYEGQTSFLPLKLNTSGVIPPIFASSLLLLPATAASFSANGGATGWLGTVTAYLGHGTPLFMVLYAALIIFFTFFYTAVVFNPQETADNLKKHGGFIPGIRPGERTAAFIDKVLTRITVIGALYLTLVCLCPEILSSYAAASLGFGGTSLLIVVSVTMDTVAQIHGHLMAHQYEGLVKKAKLRGASTTQRRR
- the rpsN gene encoding 30S ribosomal protein S14, encoding MSKKSSVEKNEARKALVKRFAAKRKALLEIANNDALEMEERFEARLKLAELPRNSSATRIRNRCGMTGRPRAYYRKMGISRVALRELGNRGLIPGLVKSSW